One Phaseolus vulgaris cultivar G19833 chromosome 11, P. vulgaris v2.0, whole genome shotgun sequence genomic window carries:
- the LOC137830966 gene encoding protein DMP7, with protein sequence MDFDVSTLQPLLENVLPHKTTKTPAQKTMRKAFKGTAHLSKLLPTGTVLIFQTLSPLLTHQGQCQTITNKAMTIGLLTLCSISCFLLSFTDSFRDERGKVRYGVASMNGIWVMDASVRLPADEAEKYRLRFIDFIHAFMSILVFMAIALFDGSVVSCFVPKPSEDAKELLMVLPVGIGLVCSLLFVAFPGQRHGIGFPLSRD encoded by the coding sequence ATGGATTTTGATGTGAGTACTCTACAACCACTTTTGGAAAACGTACTACCACACAAAACAACCAAAACCCCAGCACAAAAAACCATGAGAAAGGCTTTCAAAGGCACAGCACATTTGTCCAAGCTTCTTCCAACTGGAACAGTGCTAATATTCCAAACCCTATCACCCCTTCTCACACACCAAGGCCAATGCCAAACCATAACAAACAAAGCCATGACCATTGGCCTCTTGACCCTTTGCAGCATCTCATGCTTTCTTCTCTCCTTCACTGACAGCTTCAGGGATGAGAGGGGGAAGGTGAGATATGGGGTGGCATCAATGAATGGAATCTGGGTTATGGATGCATCAGTGAGGCTTCCTGCCGATGAGGCAGAAAAGTATAGGCTAAGGTTCATTGATTTCATCCATGCATTCATGTCAATATTGGTTTTCATGGCAATTGCACTCTTTGATGGAAGTGTGGTGAGTTGTTTTGTTCCAAAGCCTTCTGAGGACGCCAAGGAGCTTCTCATGGTTTTGCCTGTTGGGATTGGCCTTGTCTGTAGCCTTCTTTTTGTTGCATTCCCTGGCCAAAGACATGGGATTGGCTTTCCTCTCTCTCGTGATTAG